In Streptomyces rapamycinicus NRRL 5491, the genomic stretch AGATGTTCGGCCGCCTCTACCACCTGGGCGGCCGCCGGGCGGCGGCCCGCGCGGACGAACTGCTGGAGCGGTTCGGCCTCGCCGGAACCGGCACCAAGGCCGTCGGCCGGTACAGCGGCGGGATGCGCCGCCGGCTGGACCTCGCGGCGAGCCTCATCATGCGGCCGCGGATCCTCTTCCTGGACGAGCCGACCACCGGGCTCGACCCCCGGGGCCGTACGGAGGTGTGGAACGCGGTCCGCTCGCTGGTGGACGGCGGTACGACCGTGCTGCTCACCACCCAGTACCTGGAGGAGGCGGACCAACTCGCCGACCGCGTCTGCGTGATCGACGGCGGACGGGCCATCGCCGACGGGACCGCCGACGAGCTCAAGGCCCGGCTCGGCGGGGACCGGATCGAGGTGGTGCTGCGCGACGCGGGCCAACTGAGCGCCGCCGCCTCGGTCGTGGCCACGGCGACCGGCGCCGCCGAGGTCGGGACCGACCCCGACCGGCGGCGGCTCGGCGCGCGGGTCACCGACCGGGTGACCGCGCTGACGGAGACCGTAAGGGCGCTGGCGGCGGCCGGGATCGAGGCGGAGGACATCGTGCTGCGCCGCCCCACGCTCGACGAGGTCTTCCTGCGCCTCACCGGGGAGCCGGGCACGGAGGACGCGGCCACGACGGACACCGCCGAGGAGGAGACCCTCGTATGACCACCGCGACCCTCACCGACTCCTGGACCATGACCCGCCGCGGACTCGCCCATTGGGCCC encodes the following:
- a CDS encoding daunorubicin/doxorubicin resistance ABC transporter ATP-binding protein DrrA; this translates as MADSDPAIVVEGLRKTYRDKQALAGLDLTVPPGTVHAVLGPNGAGKTTCVRILATLLRPDGGRAEVAGYDVLRDPDEVRYRIGLVGQHAAVDEELSGRQNLEMFGRLYHLGGRRAAARADELLERFGLAGTGTKAVGRYSGGMRRRLDLAASLIMRPRILFLDEPTTGLDPRGRTEVWNAVRSLVDGGTTVLLTTQYLEEADQLADRVCVIDGGRAIADGTADELKARLGGDRIEVVLRDAGQLSAAASVVATATGAAEVGTDPDRRRLGARVTDRVTALTETVRALAAAGIEAEDIVLRRPTLDEVFLRLTGEPGTEDAATTDTAEEETLV